A genomic stretch from Falco naumanni isolate bFalNau1 chromosome 8, bFalNau1.pat, whole genome shotgun sequence includes:
- the LOC121093194 gene encoding neuropeptide Y receptor type 6-like, giving the protein MDKAIQHPSEILFNQTLSNISYSQFLNFDTCQPSFLAEFLLITAYALVTIVGLFGNLCLIFIIKRRKEAQNVTNILIANLSLSDVLICIMCIPVTVAYTLMDYWIFGEAMCKISSFIQSISVTVSIFSLVLIAIERYQLIVNPRGWKPNISHAYWGILFIWGFSLVISIPFLVFHQLTDEPFKHLSVHSDFYKNKVACIEAWPSVTERLIFTTSLLVFQYCFPLGFIFICYLRIFVCLRRRHGKIDRLRENDSRLSENKRINMMLISIVVTFAACWLPLNIFNVVFDWNHEALMSCNHNLAFTICHLVAMISTCINPVFYGFLNKNFQKDLMSLVHHCRCSASQEEYENIALSNLQTDASKGSLKLNNPPVVI; this is encoded by the coding sequence ATGGATAAAGCCATACAGCATCCCAGTGAGATTCTGTTTAATCAGACTCTCTCTAATATTAGCTATTCTCAATTTTTGAACTTTGATACGTGCCAGCCTTCCTTCCTTGCAGAATTTTTGCTTATTACAGCCTACGCATTAGTTACAATAGTGGGGCTTTTTGGAAAcctttgcttgatttttatAATAAAGAGACGGAAAGAAGCTCAAAACGTTACCAACATTCTGATTGCCAACCTCTCTTTATCAGATGTTTTGATCTGTATCATGTGTATTCCTGTCACAGTTGCATATACCTTAATGGACTACTGGATATTTGGGGAAGCTATGTGTAAAATAAGTTCTTTTATACAAAGTATATCCGTCACAGTCTCCATTTTCTCACTTGTACTGATTGCCATCGAGAGATATCAGTTAATTGTGAACCCACGTGGCTGGAAACCTAATATTTCACATGCTTACTGGGGAATTCTTTTCATCTGGGGGTTTTCCCTCGTAATATCCATTCCTTTTCTAGTATTTCACCAATTAACTGATGAACCCTTCAAACATCTGTCTGTCCATAGCGATTTCTACAAGAACAAGGTTGCTTGCATCGAAGCATGGCCATCTGTTACAGAGCGACTGATTTTTACCACTAGTCTGCTGGTTTTCCAGTACTGCTTCCCACTGGGGTTCATTTTTATCTGCTATCTCAGGATATTCGTATGTCTTCGAAGGAGACATGGTAAAATAGACAGGTTGAGAGAGAATGACAGCAGACTGAGTGAAAACAAAAGGATTAATATGATGTTGATATCAATTGTCGTGACTTTTGCAGCTTGCTGGTTGCCTCTCAATATATTCAATGTTGTTTTTGACTGGAACCATGAGGCACTAATGAGCTGTAATCATAACCTGGCGTTTACAATATGCCACCTCGTGGCCATGATCTCAACATGCATCAATCCTGTCTTCTATGGATTTCTCAACAAGaattttcagaaggatttgATGTCATTAGTCCACCACTGCAGATGCTCGGCATCACAAGAGGAATATGAAAATATTGCCCTTTCCAATCTGCAAACGGATGCGTCTAAGGGATCTCTGAAATTAAATAACCCCCCCGTGGTTATCTAA